DNA sequence from the Myxococcaceae bacterium JPH2 genome:
GATGGACACCGCACGACATATCCCTCGAACCGGAGGCTAGGGCTTCCGCGCGCGGGGCGGCAGCAGGAGCAGCTTGTCCGCCCGGGTCAGCCGCTTGATGGCGGCCTCTCGGCGGAGCGCGGCGCTCCGGTCCTTCGCGGGCTCGCTCCACACCAGGGTGACGGGCAGGCGGGCGCGGGTGTAGGCAGCGCCGCGCCCCTTCGCGTGCGTGGCCACCCGGCGTGGCAGGTCGTTCGTGGCGCCGGTGTACAGCGTTCCGTCTCGGCAGCGCAGCATGTAGACGGTCCAGCCGGGGGATTCGCGAGGCACGGGGCGCGGCACTCTATCCGCGACGCGGACCCCACCTCCAGGGGCAGCCTGGGTGTCGAGCATCCGGAATGGGCGCGGCAACGTCCCCGGGTCGGACGTAGACTCGGCGCCGTGACACGAAGACAGGTAGCGCGGCTGGGTCGGATGGCGGATCTCTTCTCGCGGGCGATGGACCGCGGCAAGGAGGGGCTGCTCACGCTCAGCTTCCGGCCCGACGAGCTGTATCGAGTTCCCACGGATGACGGCGCCGCCATCGCGCTCGGCCGCTATCACCCACGCGGAGAGCGCCGCCACGCCGAGCCCGTCATCCTCTGCCATGGGCTGGCCGCCAACCGCTTCCACCTCGACTTCAACGAGCACTACAGCATGGCGCGCGCGCTGGCCCGCGCCGGCTTCGAGACCTGGGTGCTGGAGCTGCGCGGCCGAGGGCTCGCGGGCGAGTGCGGCGACTTCACCTTCGACGACCAGGCCGACTACGACGTGCGCGCCGCCCTGCGCACGGTGCTGTCCACCGGAGCCAAGCAGGTGCTCTGGGTGGGCCACTCCAAGGGCGGCCTGATGATCTACGCGCACCTGGCGAAGAATCCCCAGGCGCCCGTGCGGGCCGCGGCGGCGCTCGGCAGTCCGTTCACCTTCGCGGTGCAGCCAGGGCTGCGCTCCTTCATCCGCCGCATGGAGCCGCTGCTGAGCCTCAAGGCCATCCCCACCCGCCGCATCACCGGCATCGCCCTGTTGGGCGCGCCCCCGGGCCCCATCAGCCGCTACCTCATGCTGGCGGAGAACATGGAGCCGGAGGTCATCCGCCGCGCCATGGCCAACGTGCCCTCGGACATCTCCGGCGGCGTGGGGCGCCAGTTCGCCCGGTGGATCGTCACCAACCAGTTCACCACCCACGACGGCAGCTTCGACTACCGCCCGCCGCTCGCGCAGGTGCGCATCCCCTTCCTGCTCCTGGCCGGCAGCCGCGACCTGCTCGCCCCGCCCATGGCCGTGGCGCGCGCCAAGGAGCACCTGGGCGGACCGGTGAAGTTCCTCGTCGCCGGGCGAGCCCACGGCTTCGGCGCGGACTACGGCCACGCGGACCTGATTCTGGGTCGGCGCGCGCCGGACGAAATCTTCCCCCTGGTGGAGGCGTTCCTGTCCTCGCACGCGACCCGGGCCTGAGCGGCCGGGTGCCCCCTCCTCCGGTTGTCCGGGCTCCCCCGCCGTGCTAGCCGGAATCCGCCGCCCATGCCCCTCTCCGCCCGCCCCCTTGCCCTCGCCCTGCTGGCACTCGCCGCGTGCGAGCGCGCGCCGGCGGACGGGCGCGCGGTGATGGACCTGCGCCACACCCGCAACCCCAGCGCGCCCCCGGCCGTGAGCTGGGCCGGCGACGCGGTGACCACCGACGAGGTGGCCCGGCGCTTCCGCGAGATGAGCCCCGCCTTGCGCGAGCGCTACCAGTCACCTCAAGCCCGGCGCGAATACGTCGAGGCGCTCGCCCGCTTCGACGTGCTGGTCCGCGAGGCGCTGTCGCGCGGACTCCAGGACGACCCGGAGGTGGTGGAGGCCACCAAGCGCGCGCTGGTGAACCGGCTGATGCGCGCGAAGCTGGAGGAGGCCTCCATCGCGGTGTCCGACGCGGACGTCGAGGCCGCCTATGCCGCGCGCCGCGAGGACTTTGTCCGCCCCGAGGTCGTTCGCCTGTCGCATGTGTTCCTCGCCGCGCCCCGCTCGGACGTGGCCCGCGTGGCGAAGGCGCGCGAGCGGGCCGAGGCCGTGCGCGCCCAGGCGCTGGCGCTGGCTCCGGATGACTTCGCCGCCTTCGGGAAGCTGGCGCGCGGCGTGAGCGAGGAGCCCCGCACCGCGCCGCTCGACGGTGACCTGCGTTTCCTTTCGGACGCGGAGCTGACCCAGGAGCTGGGCCCCGAGGTCACCGCCGCCGCGCGCGCGCTCACCACCGAGGGCGCGCTCAGCGGCGTGGTGCAGACGGACGCGGGCCTCCACGTGCTGAAGCTGCGCGCGCGGCGACCCGCGCTGGACGTCCCGCTGGAGGAGGCACGCGAGGGCTTGCGCGTGCGCCTGGAGGGCGAGCAGCGGGCCCGCAGCTGGGCCTCGTACCTGGAGGACGCCTCTCGCCGCCTGGCGCTGAAGGTGGACACCGCCGCGCTGGACGCGGTGCCCTTGGATGTGGGCGGCCCGATGGAGAAGCCCGTGGGTCCGCCGCCCGGAACGGTGCCTCCCCCGTGAGCCCCCGCTTGCCAGCTCGCCTTCCCGGCACCACCTTCGGGGGGACTCTGTCCTCCCCCACCCCGAGGCCCCCGCGCATGCGCCCCGCCTTTGCTCCCACCACCTGGTTGCTGTGGTCCACCCTGGTCCTGGGCGCCAGCCTGGCCGGCTGCCACAAGCCCTCGCAGGAGGCTCCGGACCCGTCCGTGGTGGCCACCGTGAACGGCGAGGTGCTCAGCCGCACCGACTTCGAGCAGGAGCTGTCGCGCGAGCTGGCCTCCACCGAGGGCCCCGAGCGCACCCCGGAAGAGGTCGAGCCCTTCAAGCGGGCGCTGGTGGACACGCTGGTGAAGCGGCTGCTGCTGCTCCAGGCGGCCCGGCAGAACAACGTCACGGTGACGCCGGAAGAGGTGGACCGGGGCGTGCTGCGGCTGTCAGGCGACTACCCGGCGGGCAACTTCAACGAGGTGTTGGCCCAGGGCCAGCTCTCCATGTCCGAGCTGCGCGCTCGCGAGACGAGCCGGCTCACCATCGAGAAGCTCTTCACCCACCACGTGTACTCGCGCGTCGCGGTGACGGAGGAGGAGCTGCGCGCCTTCTACGCCACGCGCGAGGCGGACTTCCACGAGCCGGAGGAGGTCCACGCCGCGCAAATCGTGGTGAAGGGCCTGGACGAGGCGCGCCGGCTCCAGACCCAGCTCAAGACTGGAAAGAAGTTCTCGGACCTGGCGCGCAGGTACTCGCTGAGCGCGGACGCCAAGGTGGGAGGCGACCTGGGTTTCTTCCCCCGAGGCCAGATGCCGCCCGCGTTCGACGAAGTGGTATTCAAGCTGGGGGTGGGGCAGGTTTCGGACGTGGTCTCCACCGAGTACGGCTATCACCTGTTCAAGGTGTTGGAGCGCAAGCCGGCCCGCAAGCGCGAGTTCGCGGAGGTGCGGCAGGTGGTGGAGACCCGGGTGCTGGAAGAGAAGCGGGCGCAAGCCCAGGAAGCCTTCGAGAAGGACCTGCGAGACAAGGCGCAGGTCTGGGTGAACGAGGCCTCGCTGCAGGCCATCCGCGGGCGGCCCACGCCGCACGCGGCCACGGGTGATTGATTGTTCGGGCTTGGGGTACCAGCTCGATGATGGCGAGGACTTGAGATGAAGAAGCTGTTGGCGTTCATGGCGGCGGTGGCGCTCCTGGCGGGCCCGACGGCCGCGCGCGCGGAGCTGGTGGACAAGGTGGTCGCGGTGGTGAACCGCGACGTCATCTCGCTCTCGGAGCTGGAGCAGCGCGCCGCGCCGGAGATGCAGCGGTTCAACGCCGAGCGCGATGCGCGCAAGCGCGCGGAGGCACGCAGCCAGGTGCTGAAGACGACGCTGGACACGCTCATCGGCGAGAAGCTGATGGAGGGTGAAATCCAGCAGCTCGGCATCACCGCCACGGACGCCGAGGTCGAGGAGCTGGTGGCCGACGTCCGCAAGCAGAACAACATCACCGACGCGGCCCAGTTCGAGCAGCTCCTCGCGGGCGAGGGCCTCACCCTGCCCCGCTACCGGGACATGATGCGCAAGCGCATCCTGCGCGACCGCCTGCTGCGCATGAAGGTGGGCCCCAAGGTGAAGGTGACCGAGGAGGACCTCAAGGCCGCCTACGCGCAGTACTCGCGGCTGGAGGGCGAGGACACCGAGGTCCACGCCCGCCACATCCTCGTGCAGGTGGACGCCAAGGCCACGCCCGAGGTGGTGGAGGCCGCGCGCAAGAAGGCCGAGGGCATCGCGCAGGAAGCCCGGCGTCCCGGCATGGACTTCTCGGCGCTCGCGCGCGCGCGCAGCGAGGGCCCGAGCGCGGCGGATGGCGGTGACCTGGGCTTCTTCAAGCGCGGCGTGATGGTGGCCGCCTTCGAGAAGGCCGCGTTCTCGCTGAAGGACGGCGAGGTGAGCGAGCCCATCCGCACCAACTTCGGCTGGCACATCCTGAAGGTGGAGGAGCGCCGCAACGTGAAGGTGGCCTCCTACGACGAGATGAAGCCCAAGCTGGAGTCCAAGCTGCTCCAGGAGAAGACGGAGAAGTTCCTGGACCAGTACGTCCAGGAGCTGCGCTCGAAGGCCAACGTCGAAGTGAAGCTGTGACACGCGGCGCGGGGAGCGACCGCCAGCGGCCCGTGGTGGGCATCTCGCTGGGGGACGTGTCGGGCATCGGGCCGGAGGTGACGGCCGCCGCGCTGGCGCGCCCCTCGGTGCGCCGGGCGCTCGTTCCGGTGGTGTTCGGAGACGGCCCCACGCTGGAGCGCTTCCCGCAGTTCCGCGACTACCTGCGCGCGTCCCCCGAGGAGCTGGGGCGCGTGCATGGTCCCACCGTGGTGGAGGTCACCCGGCTGGCGGCGAAGGACCGCGTGCCGGGCAAGCCCTCGCGCGAGGGCGGGCGCGCGCAGTACGCCTACGTGACGGCCGCCATCGCCGCCATGCGGGAGCGACACGTGGATGCGCTGTGCACCGCGCCCGTGTCGAAGGAGCAGATTTCGCGCGCGGGCATCCCCTTCATGGGCCACACGGAGGTCCTCGCGGAGGCCTTCGGCGTGGAGGTCCTCATGATGATGGATGGTCCGCGCGTGCGCATCGCGCTGGCCACCAACCACGTGCCGCTGGCCTCGTTGTCCTCGCGGCTCACGGTGGAGGGGCTCACCGAGCAACTCCAGCTGTTGTCGCGGAGCCTCGCGCCCGTGGTGGGACGCCGGCCGCGGCTCGCGGTGTTGGGGCTCAACCCGCACGCGGGCGAGGGTGGCCTGCTGGGGCGCGAGGAGGTCGAGGTGATTGGCCCCGCCATCCAGCGGGCGCGGCGCGCGAAGGTGGATGCGCACGGGCCGCTCGCGGCGGATGGCCTCTTCGCGCAGCCGGAGCGCGTGGGCGCCGAGTACGACGCGGTGCTGGCCATGTACCACGACCAGGGACTCATCCCGGCCAAGGCGCTGGACTTCGAGCGCACGGTGAACGTGACGCTCGGGCTGCCGGTGCCGCGCACGTCGCCGGACCACGGCACCGCCTACGCGCTGGCGGGCACGGGCAAGGCGAGCTGCGTGCCCATGGTGGAGGCGCTGCTCAAGGCCGCGACGCTCGCGGCAGTTTCGCCTCCAGGTGCGCGACGAGGTCCTCGCCGTCCCGCTCGGGGTCGATGAGCGTCGAGTGCGAGCCCCGGCCGGTGGAGTCGGGGATGACGAGCACCGTCACCTGACCGGTGGGGCAGCGCCCGAGGCACGGGGCGGGAATCACGCGCGTGCGCTCACCCAGTCCCCGCGCATGGAGTGTCTCGCGCACGCGGCGAGGCAGGTCCACCCCGCCCGCGTTCGCCTCGAGGCGAACCAGGCAACGGTGACACAAATGCAACTCCGTGGTGTCTGTCACTCGGATTCCGGGGGGCACATGACGTCAGGCGGCGAAGGATAGCCGCGAGGCCCGGTGAAGACACCGGGCCCGTGCACACTCCGGCACCCGTCGCGCCGTGGCGTGCACGGGCCCTCTGGACCCGTGCACGCCACCCGCCCACGCCCTGCCCCTCGCCCGCCACTCAACCCTCCCACCCTCCGCCAGGGCATCAAGCTAGGTCGACCTCAGACTCCCGCTACCCCGCCCGTTGGCTCTTGAACGCCGAATCCTCACAAAGCGGAAACCACCCGTGAGGACTGTCCGGAACCTCACCGCTGGGCGCGCTACCAGCGCTCCGCGTCCGAGCGGGGCGCCATCGGCGAGGGCGGCGCCTCCACCCCGTTCACCGAGAGCCCCCCGTGCATGTAGATGGGCGTGGCTCCGATGAAGGCCGCCGGGAACCCCAGCGTGGGCGTGGAGGCGTCATCCAGCGCCTTCACCTGCGCGTCCGTCAGCTTCAGCTCCAGCGCGCCCAGGTTGTCATCGAGCTGCGCCAGCGTGCGCGCGCCAATGATGGTGGACGACACGCCCGGCCGCCCCTGCACCCACGCGAGCGCCACGCGCGCCACCGTCGAGGACTGCTCCTTCGCCACGCGCTGGAGCACGTCGAGGATTCCGTAGGTGCGCTCGGTGAGCGAGGCGTCCAGCCGCGCGCCCCGGTCCGACTTCAGCTTGCCCGCGTTCTCGCGCGTGAACTTGCCGCTGAGCGCGCCACCCTTGAGCGGAGACCACGGCGTCACCCCCAGCCCCAGCTCGCGCGCCATGGGGATGAGCTCCCCTTCCACCGTGCGCTCAATCAGCGAGTACTCAATCTGCAACGCGATGAGCGGCGCCCAGCCTCGGAAGGAGGACATCACCTGCGCCTGCGCCACCTTCCAGGCCGGCGTGTCGGAGATGCCCGCGTAGCGAATCTTGCCGGCGCGAACCAGGTCGTCCAGCGCGCGCAGCGTCTCCTCGATGGGCGTGTGGATGTCGTAGCAGTGCATCCAATACAAATCGATGTAGTCCGTCTGCAGCCGGCGCAAGGACTCCTCGCACGCGGCCACCAGGGACTTGCGACCCGCGCCGCCTCCGTTCGGATCCGAGGCGAACAGGTTGCCGAAGAACTTGGTCGCGATGACGAGCCGGTCGCGCTTGTTCGGATGGCGACCGAGGTGGTCCCCAATGATTTTCTCCGAGTGGCCGCGCGTGTAGAGATTGGCCGTGTCGATGAAGTTGCCGCCGCGCTCGATGAAGCGATCGAGGATGGCCGCGGACGTCTCGACCGAGCTGCCGAAGCCCAGGTCCTCTCCGAACGTCATCGCGCCCAGACAGAATGGACTGACACGCAGACCGGAACGACCCAGGGCGAGGTAGTGCTGGAGCGACATGGAACTCCCCATGAGAGGACTCAGGAAAAGGCGGTCGCAGAGCTAATCCGACCTCCTGGCTCCCGCCACTCAACCCCCGCCCTTTCTCCTGGGTGGGTCCGCGAGACGCCCGCTGTCGCCACCGCGCTGCGTCGCGGAGCACTCCCCTCGGAGCCCTGCTAGGCTCGCGCCCGGGGAGGCATTCACATGGCAAACGTCCACGACCACCGCCGCTGGCTCCTGCCAGCCCAGTCCACGGATTGGCTCATTGTGTCATCGCTCGACACGGAGGCGCGGACCTCGGAACGGACCCGCGTGCCCGAGGTCTTCGTCACCTCATTCCTGGACCGGTGGCTCGCCACCCCCGCGGCGCGAACCCTGGATGCCATGTACGAGACGCTCGGAGGCCATCGCCCCCTGGGGCTGACCGGGCTGGAGCGCAGCCGCTACGAGCAGCGCCTGAAGCAGCGGCTGGAAGAAGCCTTCGCTCGCGGCGAGCTGGTGGCGCTCCAGCTGGACCGCCCCACATTGGTGCCCCCCGTCTGGCCCGAGCCGCCGAAGGAGAAGGCGGAGGAGCTGGTCCCCCAGGAGCTGACCTTCCTGGCCATCGAGCTGAAGGACGAGTCCGGCAAGCCGGTTCCCAACGCGCGTTACGTCGTGACGCTGCCGGACGGCAGCAAGCGCGAGGGCACGCTCAACGCAAACGGTCATGCCCGCGAGGACAATGTCGTCCCGGGCCAATGCCAGGTCTCCTTTCCAGAACTCGACGGACAGAGCTGGAGTTGAGGCCCCCCCGCCAAGCGCGTGGACCAGGGTTTGGGCTAGTGTCCGCGGCGCCATGGACGCCTCGGACAACGAGCGGTTGACCTCGCCCGCATGGACGTTCCTCACCAACCACGCGCATGTCTTGCTTTGCATCGCGGCAGACCCGGAGATTCGACTCCGCGATGTCTCCGAGCGCGTGGGCATCACCGAGCGGGCCGTGCAGCGCATCGTCAGTGACTTGGAGGAAGCGGGCTATCTGCTCCGCGCGCGGGAGGGACGGCGCAATCACTACACCGTCCGAGGAGACCTGCCGCTGAGACACCCGGTCGAGCAGCACCACAACGTCTCGGTCCTCCTCGCGCTGGCCACTCCCCCCTTGGAGGCGCAGCCAGCGCGAGCGGTGAATCAGGTGGGGCGCCCGACGCGCTGAGCCCCGTGCCGGACATCCCGTCCGCACGCGGCGCGGGGGCTCACGGCGAGCCCGCCCGCATCGCGGCCTCTACGTCCGCGACTTCCTTCGGAATGGCCGCGGTCAGCACCTCGCGACCCTGCTCCGTCACCAGCACGTCGTCCTCGATGCGGATGCCGCGCACGTCCGAGAAGCGCGCGAGCACCGTCCGGTCCAGGCGGTCCTTCGCCACGTCCATCAAGCGCGCATCCGCCAGGATGGCGGGCACCTGATACACGCCCGGCTCGATGGTCACCGCCATGCCCGGCACCAGGTCGCGGTCCAGCCGCAGGTACGCGAGCCCGAACTCCTTCGAGCGCGTGCGGCCCGGCGCGTAGCCGGCGCGGTCACCCAGGTCCTCCATGTCATGCACGTCGAGGCCCAGCAGGTGGCCCACGCCATGGGGGAACAAGCGCGCGGTGACGCCATCCGCCACCAGCTCCTCCGCGTCCCCGCGCAGGATGCCCAGCGCCAGCAGCCCCTCGGCCGTGGCGCGGTGCGCGGCCAGGTGCACGTCGCGGTAGCGCACGCCGGGACGAACGGTGGCGATGGCGGCCTTCTGCGCGCGCAGCACCACCTCGTACAGCTCGCGCTGCGTCGTGCTGAAGCGCCCGCTCACCGGCCACGTGCGCGTCACGTCCGCGGGCCAGCCACCCGGGCTCTCTCCGCCCACGTCCGCGAGCAGCAGGTCCTGGGGCTGCATCACGTGGTGGTACTTCACGTTGTGCAACACCTCGCCGTGCACCGTGACGATGGGGTTGTAGGCAGGGGCCACGTCGCGCGCGAGGAACTCGGCCTCCATCGCGGCGCGCACCACGGACTCGCGCAGGCCGGGCCGCGTGGCCCGCATGCCCGCCAGATGCGCGGCGCGCGTGACGTCCGCCGCCAGCCGCATTTGAGCAACCGCCGCGTCGTCCTGTCGCAAGCGCAGGGCAATCATCGCGTCCGCGAGCGGCTCGTCTCCGGGCGCCAGCCACCCGGGCTTCACCTCGCGACCGAGCAGCTCCGCGAGGTCCAGACAGGTCTCCAGGTGCGCCGTGGGAATCGTGGCCACCAACCGTCCGCGCAGCGCGGCGGGCAGCGCCGAGCGCGGCTTCACCGGAACCGCGAGCGCCTCGGAGATCTCCGCGAAGGAAGGCACCGCGCCGTCCCACAGCACGTCGTCCGGGGCGGGCTCGGGCAGATACAGCGTCCACGTCTGGCCGTCATAGAAGGCCATCGCGTCCGGCAGCCCTGGACCGAACAGGTAGAGGAAGTGACTCGACGCCCGGAAGGGGAACTGGTGGGCGGCGTAGTTGCGAGCGCGCGGTCGACTGGACGCCAGCAGGGCCGCGGTTCCTCCCAGGGCACGGGCAAGCAGGTCACGGCGCCGCAGGAAGGCGGCACGCTCGGTAGCATCGGGCAGCATCGAATCTCCGTTGAGTCAGCAGAGCGGCTGGCCCCGAAACACTACCCCACGGGCTTCATTTCGAAGATTCGCGCGCGGCGACCCTCACATCGCGTGCGAGGGCATCAGCTTCAACAGGAACGCGAGCAGCTCGTCGAAGCGCCCGTCCTTGCGGAACAGCGCATCCGCGGTGGGCGACAGCCGCGCGTCCTCCTTCCCGGTGACGAAGACGACCTTCGCCTCGGGCATCACCTGGCGCACCAGCGGCACCAGCGCGCTGCCCACGCCATCGCCCAGCTCCTGGTCCAGCAACACCACGTCAATGGCGCGCGGGCGCTGCAACAGTCCCGCCGCCTCGCGATACGAGCCCGCGGTGATGACGGCGAAGCCCACGTCCTCCAGCAGCTCCGCGAGCGCCAGCCGGATGAACTCATCGTCCTCCACCACCAGCAGGCAGCGTCCCATGGCCCACGACGCATCCATCACATGCCTCCCTTCAAGAAGACGTCGCCCACGCACTTCGTCGCGGGCCCATCGCCCACGGCGCGCGGCGAGGGATGGAAGGGGGAGGGAATCCGGACGCGCGGGGCGCTCCGAAGCGGGCGGGGAACACACGCCGCTCCCTGGCGCGACACGCTCAGCGGAACGGTGGGAGGGAGTCAGCGCCGCCGCCACGTCGAGCGCAGCCACCGCGTCATGCCCCGCCAGTCCGTGAGCCCGCGCGCACTCCTGGACCCGCTCCCCGCGTGGTGGAGACGGGCGCCTCGGGGGGCCGCCGCGGCCCCTCGTTGGCTCCGCCAGTGTAGCGTCGCGAGCCGTGAGACGGGACCCGGGGCCCGAGCCCGAGTGTTCAGTGTCCGTCGGATGCGCGCCAGACACAGCTCGGCCGCGCCACCGCCCCGAGCGAACAGGAGCGGCGCGCGGCCGGAGAGAGGACGCGAACTTCAGCGGCGATGGCCGTGCAGGGCGTCCGCGTAGTGTTGGAGTTGGCGGCGCGCGGCTTCGAACGCGGCGCTCACCGCCTGGTAGGCATCCGCGTGGGCCGTGCGCTCGTGCGAGTCATTCCCCACCACGATGTCCTTGCCCGGCACGTGCAGGTCGACGCGCACGTGAAACGGATTCCCTTGCTGCTTGTGGCGGTGAGGCTCTTCCACCACGACGTGGCACCCTACGATTCCATCGAAGAACTGCTCCAGCTTCTCTGCGTGGTCACGGATGTGTTCGCTCAGGGCATCGCTCGTCGCCATACCCCGGTAGGTGATTTGCAGCGCTCGGTTCATCGTCCGCCTCGGATGGGGCTCCGCGTGGAGCCGGTTTGCACCGTCTTCCCAACGCCTTCGCGCGACTTGCGAATGCCTCGCTCTCTGATGGGGCGGCGGAAAGTGCCACCGCCTTGTGGGTCAGCATATAATGGCCTGCACGGGCCTGCGCAGGGCCCGCGCGAAGCCCACGCGAATTCGCACGGGTCGCCACGTGACGGCGGCACGCAGCGAGCCGTCTGACCTCGCACCGCGCGATGTCTGTCCATCAATGGCTGACGGTGAAGTGCCCTCGCGCGAGGAAGACGTGCGCGTCGTCGATGAGCACCTCGGCGCCCGGCTCGCCACGCCACAGCGTGATGAGTTCGCCCATGCGCTCCGGCGTGACGGGCAGGATGTTTCCCGCGGGTGGCTTCTCCACCAGCACCCAGTCGTAGACGAGCGAGCCCTCGGCCTGCGGACCGCCCACCGCGTACACCTCGTCGCGCGTGACGAGGTCCGCCACCAGGTTGCCTCCGAGCAGCGCGCGCCCCTCCGAGCGCGACGCGAGCACGTCCA
Encoded proteins:
- a CDS encoding peptidylprolyl isomerase encodes the protein MKKLLAFMAAVALLAGPTAARAELVDKVVAVVNRDVISLSELEQRAAPEMQRFNAERDARKRAEARSQVLKTTLDTLIGEKLMEGEIQQLGITATDAEVEELVADVRKQNNITDAAQFEQLLAGEGLTLPRYRDMMRKRILRDRLLRMKVGPKVKVTEEDLKAAYAQYSRLEGEDTEVHARHILVQVDAKATPEVVEAARKKAEGIAQEARRPGMDFSALARARSEGPSAADGGDLGFFKRGVMVAAFEKAAFSLKDGEVSEPIRTNFGWHILKVEERRNVKVASYDEMKPKLESKLLQEKTEKFLDQYVQELRSKANVEVKL
- a CDS encoding peptidyl-prolyl cis-trans isomerase, translating into MPLSARPLALALLALAACERAPADGRAVMDLRHTRNPSAPPAVSWAGDAVTTDEVARRFREMSPALRERYQSPQARREYVEALARFDVLVREALSRGLQDDPEVVEATKRALVNRLMRAKLEEASIAVSDADVEAAYAARREDFVRPEVVRLSHVFLAAPRSDVARVAKARERAEAVRAQALALAPDDFAAFGKLARGVSEEPRTAPLDGDLRFLSDAELTQELGPEVTAAARALTTEGALSGVVQTDAGLHVLKLRARRPALDVPLEEAREGLRVRLEGEQRARSWASYLEDASRRLALKVDTAALDAVPLDVGGPMEKPVGPPPGTVPPP
- a CDS encoding peptidyl-prolyl cis-trans isomerase, with the protein product MRPAFAPTTWLLWSTLVLGASLAGCHKPSQEAPDPSVVATVNGEVLSRTDFEQELSRELASTEGPERTPEEVEPFKRALVDTLVKRLLLLQAARQNNVTVTPEEVDRGVLRLSGDYPAGNFNEVLAQGQLSMSELRARETSRLTIEKLFTHHVYSRVAVTEEELRAFYATREADFHEPEEVHAAQIVVKGLDEARRLQTQLKTGKKFSDLARRYSLSADAKVGGDLGFFPRGQMPPAFDEVVFKLGVGQVSDVVSTEYGYHLFKVLERKPARKREFAEVRQVVETRVLEEKRAQAQEAFEKDLRDKAQVWVNEASLQAIRGRPTPHAATGD
- a CDS encoding winged helix-turn-helix domain-containing protein, with the translated sequence MDASDNERLTSPAWTFLTNHAHVLLCIAADPEIRLRDVSERVGITERAVQRIVSDLEEAGYLLRAREGRRNHYTVRGDLPLRHPVEQHHNVSVLLALATPPLEAQPARAVNQVGRPTR
- a CDS encoding response regulator, which encodes MDASWAMGRCLLVVEDDEFIRLALAELLEDVGFAVITAGSYREAAGLLQRPRAIDVVLLDQELGDGVGSALVPLVRQVMPEAKVVFVTGKEDARLSPTADALFRKDGRFDELLAFLLKLMPSHAM
- the pdxA gene encoding 4-hydroxythreonine-4-phosphate dehydrogenase PdxA, whose amino-acid sequence is MTRGAGSDRQRPVVGISLGDVSGIGPEVTAAALARPSVRRALVPVVFGDGPTLERFPQFRDYLRASPEELGRVHGPTVVEVTRLAAKDRVPGKPSREGGRAQYAYVTAAIAAMRERHVDALCTAPVSKEQISRAGIPFMGHTEVLAEAFGVEVLMMMDGPRVRIALATNHVPLASLSSRLTVEGLTEQLQLLSRSLAPVVGRRPRLAVLGLNPHAGEGGLLGREEVEVIGPAIQRARRAKVDAHGPLAADGLFAQPERVGAEYDAVLAMYHDQGLIPAKALDFERTVNVTLGLPVPRTSPDHGTAYALAGTGKASCVPMVEALLKAATLAAVSPPGARRGPRRPARGR
- a CDS encoding alpha/beta fold hydrolase, with product MADLFSRAMDRGKEGLLTLSFRPDELYRVPTDDGAAIALGRYHPRGERRHAEPVILCHGLAANRFHLDFNEHYSMARALARAGFETWVLELRGRGLAGECGDFTFDDQADYDVRAALRTVLSTGAKQVLWVGHSKGGLMIYAHLAKNPQAPVRAAAALGSPFTFAVQPGLRSFIRRMEPLLSLKAIPTRRITGIALLGAPPGPISRYLMLAENMEPEVIRRAMANVPSDISGGVGRQFARWIVTNQFTTHDGSFDYRPPLAQVRIPFLLLAGSRDLLAPPMAVARAKEHLGGPVKFLVAGRAHGFGADYGHADLILGRRAPDEIFPLVEAFLSSHATRA
- a CDS encoding aldo/keto reductase, which translates into the protein MSLQHYLALGRSGLRVSPFCLGAMTFGEDLGFGSSVETSAAILDRFIERGGNFIDTANLYTRGHSEKIIGDHLGRHPNKRDRLVIATKFFGNLFASDPNGGGAGRKSLVAACEESLRRLQTDYIDLYWMHCYDIHTPIEETLRALDDLVRAGKIRYAGISDTPAWKVAQAQVMSSFRGWAPLIALQIEYSLIERTVEGELIPMARELGLGVTPWSPLKGGALSGKFTRENAGKLKSDRGARLDASLTERTYGILDVLQRVAKEQSSTVARVALAWVQGRPGVSSTIIGARTLAQLDDNLGALELKLTDAQVKALDDASTPTLGFPAAFIGATPIYMHGGLSVNGVEAPPSPMAPRSDAERW
- a CDS encoding GIY-YIG nuclease family protein, coding for MLDTQAAPGGGVRVADRVPRPVPRESPGWTVYMLRCRDGTLYTGATNDLPRRVATHAKGRGAAYTRARLPVTLVWSEPAKDRSAALRREAAIKRLTRADKLLLLPPRARKP
- a CDS encoding carboxypeptidase regulatory-like domain-containing protein, which produces MANVHDHRRWLLPAQSTDWLIVSSLDTEARTSERTRVPEVFVTSFLDRWLATPAARTLDAMYETLGGHRPLGLTGLERSRYEQRLKQRLEEAFARGELVALQLDRPTLVPPVWPEPPKEKAEELVPQELTFLAIELKDESGKPVPNARYVVTLPDGSKREGTLNANGHAREDNVVPGQCQVSFPELDGQSWS
- a CDS encoding ribosome-associated translation inhibitor RaiA, yielding MNRALQITYRGMATSDALSEHIRDHAEKLEQFFDGIVGCHVVVEEPHRHKQQGNPFHVRVDLHVPGKDIVVGNDSHERTAHADAYQAVSAAFEAARRQLQHYADALHGHRR
- a CDS encoding aminopeptidase P family protein yields the protein MLPDATERAAFLRRRDLLARALGGTAALLASSRPRARNYAAHQFPFRASSHFLYLFGPGLPDAMAFYDGQTWTLYLPEPAPDDVLWDGAVPSFAEISEALAVPVKPRSALPAALRGRLVATIPTAHLETCLDLAELLGREVKPGWLAPGDEPLADAMIALRLRQDDAAVAQMRLAADVTRAAHLAGMRATRPGLRESVVRAAMEAEFLARDVAPAYNPIVTVHGEVLHNVKYHHVMQPQDLLLADVGGESPGGWPADVTRTWPVSGRFSTTQRELYEVVLRAQKAAIATVRPGVRYRDVHLAAHRATAEGLLALGILRGDAEELVADGVTARLFPHGVGHLLGLDVHDMEDLGDRAGYAPGRTRSKEFGLAYLRLDRDLVPGMAVTIEPGVYQVPAILADARLMDVAKDRLDRTVLARFSDVRGIRIEDDVLVTEQGREVLTAAIPKEVADVEAAMRAGSP